The Cystobacter ferrugineus genome contains the following window.
GATAGTTGAACGCCTCCAGCAAGCGGGGGTTCCTCGGGTCACCGCTCAGCCGCTCCAGGAGCGCTTCGGCCTCGACGACTCCGTCCTCACCGAAGTGGGCGAGCAGGAGGTGAACCATGGCCCAGGTGTGGCGCCCCTCCTCGAGGAAGAACTGGAACACGTTCTCCAGGTCCGGGTTGCTCGGCGCCATCTGCGTCAGCAGCCGGCTCTGCTCGACGGCGGCGTTCTCCACGTCGGCCTGCACGCAGATGTGCTGCAGCAGCAGCGTGCGGTATTCGCTCGGAACCTCCTCCCACGCCTTCTTGCCACGGTGGTCGCCGAAGGCGATCTCGTCCTGGTCCATCGGCACCATGAAGAGGCCCCAGCGATACTCGTCGGGACGCATCGTCTTGTACTCGGCCCAGTCCACGCCGCTGACCGCCCCGGTCGGCGTGCGAAGGCGCATCTGCCGATCGAGGAACTCGGTGGGCCCCCGCTCGCGCCACCACACGTGGAACTTCTTCTGGTACGAGGAGATCTGCCGTGCGAGCTGCGTCCGCTCGTCGAGGCCGATGTTGTTGGGAAGTATCATGTTGTCTCCCTACGCTCCCGCCACCGCAGGAGCGGCAGCCTGCGACGCCCTGGTGTCGATGAAACCGAGAACGTACTCCGCCAGCGTGGCGGGGTCGTTGAAGATCTGCAGATGGCCGCCCTTACCGAGCAGGCGAAGCTCGAGGGATGGATGCAGCTTCGAGAGCTGAACGGACTCCGAGAAGTGGCTGTACGTGTCGTCCCGGCAGTGAATGGCCAGCGTCGGCACCGAGTCGAGCGCGGTCGAGACAAACTGCTTGGCGAGGAGCCTGTTGTCTTCATACGCCTTCATGTACCTGGAGAAGACGTATGTCATCCGCGGGTCGGCCAAATGGCGCATCGTCAGCTTTTCCGCCGCGTTCTGCGCCGTCGCGGGAACGCCATTGTATTTGTTCAGAAGCCTGCCGAGCTTCTCCGCGTGCAACAGGCCATGCTTCTCGATCTCCAGGTAGATGGGCAGTGCACATCGATCGAACTCGGACTTGACCAGCGAGTAACCCAGCCCCGCCGGGGCAATCCAAGACATCGTCCGCGGCTTGACCTGGCCGCTGGCGGTGGCATGCACGGCAAGCTGCGCCGCCTGACACCAGCCGACGAAGTGAAACGCCTCGAAGCCCTGCTGCTTGAGGACCTCGGAGAAATGCCTTGACTGGTCGGCGAGCCCAAGGTCCGTGTCATACACCGGGATGGCGGAGTCCGGACACCCCCTTGACTCCCAAATCAAGACATGGAATCGCTGGGAGAGGAGCCGGGCGAGTCGCGCCACCAGCAAGAAGGTGACTCCGTAGGGCGGCAAGACCACGACCTTCTCCGCGTCCTTCGGACCGAACTCATAGAGGGTACTCTGCCGTCCGTCGCCGCTCTCCACGGTCAGGTAGCGAACCTCCTCAAGCTCAGGTTCGACCATCACCGTTTCAATACCCGCGAGATAGGACGGCTTCGCTCCTGCTGCTGGCGTACTCATTGGTTGTGGCCTCGCTGCAATCCTCATCTGGAGACGACGGCGGTACAGGAGCCCCCGAGGCAGCGGGATCAGCAGTTGCTGCGCGTCAGGGCTTCCCGTAGCGATTTCGGCCTCATGTCCGTCCAGACCTCCTGGATGTAGGACTGACACGTTTCCTTGCTTCCCTTGGGCCCAACGGTCTTCCACCCCCCCGGAATTTCGCGGCGCGCGGGCCAGAGCGAGTACTGCTCTTCGCCGTTGATCAAGACAACGTACTCGGCTTCGTCCCCGTTCATGCTCATCGTCGTTCCCCTGCCGAGCCTCGCGGCCCGGCAACTTGCGGTTCGGCCAAATACGCTTCCTGCCCTGCGTCCACCGAGCCACCAGGGCGCGTCGCGCCCAGTTGCGGCCGTCTCCGGACGAGGCAGGCGTTTCCGGACAGGCCGACGCACTCGGCATTCGGCCCGCGCACGCCACGAGTTCAGTTATGCTCGATTCAAGGCACATACTTGTTGTGAAGTCAACTTAAGTTTGACTCATCTGGACAATATGTTCCTTGGAGGACATAGGACTGACTAAGCTGGATCCCCACCGCACGCGCTGGTATTAGGGGCCGCTCGTCGTGTCAGCCATGAGGACATATGCCCGCCAGCTCCACTCCCTCTCTGGAAAGTGGCGATTTTTTCGCCGACGTCACGTTTTCTGATCTATCGATCGAGTCGGCTGACCTCTCCGGCAAGGAATTCGAGCGCTGCACGTTCCGGCGGTGCAAGTTGCCCGAAAGCCGCTGGGTCCGGAGCCGCCTGGAGGATTGCGTGTTCGAGGGATGCGATCTCCTGCGGATGGTACCGGAGAAGCTCGCGCTGCGAAGCGTGACCTTCAAAGACACCCGCCTGATGGGCGTGGACTGGAGTGGACTCGGAACCATGCCGGACGTCCAGTTCGAACAGTGCGACCTGCGCTACAGCTCCTTCTTGAAGTTGAATCTACGCAAGACGCGGTTCGTTGGCTGCTCCGCGCGCGAAGCCAACTTCATTGACGTGGACCTCGCCGAGTCGGACTTCACCGGCACCGATATGCCGGGATGCACCATGCAGGGCTGCGTCCTCACCAAGACCAATTTTGCTCGATCGACCAATCTCATCTTCGACCCGAAGGCGAACCAGGTCAAAGGGACGCGTGTTGGCGTGGAGACCGCCGTCGCCCTCGCCCAAGCGTTGGGAATGGTGGTCGACGGCTATCAGACACCCTGAGCCGGCCCCCCCCCGGCGGTAACGAGGTCACGTGGTATGAAACGGTTCTTCAAGCTCCAGCTGCGCACCACCAACGTCCCCGCGGCACGGGCGTTCTACTCGGCTCTGTTCGGTGAGGGCGCCGCCAACGCAGACATCGTGCCGCTGCCCGAGCAGGCGATTGCCCGCGGCGCACCCGCCCATTGGCTGGGTTACGTCGGCGTCGAGGACGTCGATGAAGCGGTGCGCTCGTTCGTGGGGCGCGGGGCGACCCAGCTCGGCCCGACCCACCCGACGAACGACGGCGGGCGCGTCGCGATCCTCCGCGATCCTGGAGGGGCGACCTTCGCCGTGGCGACGGCACCGGCAACGACGAGAGCGCTCCAGCCGGAGGTGGTCTGGCAGCAGCTCTATGCCGCGAACGTGCAACAGACGGCCGCCTCGTATTGCGACCTGTTCGGATGGCGGCTCTCGGATCGCCGCGACCTTGGTGCGCTGGGGGTTCACCAGGAGTTCACCTGGCGCTCGGACGAGCCGAGCGCCGGCTCGGTCGTGGACGTGGCGGGGCTCAAGGGGGTCCATTCGCACTGGCTGTTCCATTTCCGCGTCGCCGCGCTCGCTCCCGCGATGGAGGTCGTCCGCAAGGCCGGAGGCGTCGTCATCGGCCCCATGGAACTTCCGAATGGCGATCGCATCGCCGTGTGCGAGGATCCGCAACGGGCGGCGTTCGCGCTTCGCGAATCCAGCCACGGACGCTGAGCGCTCCGTCGTTGCGAGTTGACGTGTTGCCGAACCCTTAACCCATCTCACGAGGCGGCGGTCATAAAACATATGCAAGAGATCGGCCAGACGGCACTTTGGGTGGCGGGAATGCGCGCGCTTGAGACCGAGCGTTCCAACCCACTGTTCCGGGATCCCTTTGCCCGTCGACTCGCCGGTGACACGCTCGTCGAGGAGCTGCGGCGCCGCAATGCCGGTGAGGGCGCCATGCCTCCCGCCATCGAGGTTCGCACGCGCTGGCTCGATGATCAGATCACGCTGGGGTTGGGCCGCGGCATCCGCCAGATCGTCATCCTCGCCGCGGGAATGGATGCCCGCGCCTACCGTTTGGCCTGGCCGGGAGACACGCGGCTGTTCGAGCTCGACCACGACGCCGTGCTCCAGGACAAGGAGGCGAAGCTGACCGGCGTCGCGCCGAAATGTGAGCGACATGCCGTGTCGGTCGATCTGGCCGATGACTGGCCGGCGGCGCTGAAGAAAAGCGGATTCGATCCCGGCGTGCCCACCCTGTGGCTCATCGAGGGATTGCTCGTCTACCTCACCGAGGAGCAGGTCACGCTGCTCATGGCCCGTGTCAACGCCCTGAGCGTTCCCGAGAGCATCGTCCTCATCGACGTCGTTGGCCGTTCGATTTTGGACTCCTCGCGCGTCAAGTTGATGCACGACCTCGCCCGCCAGTTCGGCACCGACGAGCCCGAGGTGATTCTAAGGCCGATTGGCTGGGACCCCCACGTCTACACCACCGCGGCCATCGGGAAGCAGCTCGGGCGCTGGCCCTTCCCCGTGGCGCCACGCGGCACCCCCGGTGTGCCCCAGGGATACCTGGTGCACGGAGTCAAGCGCTGAGCGCGCGCGACCAGCGCCCGCAGGCGCTCGCTCCCCTTTCAATGCAGCAATACGGTGCCGTCGGAGAAGCCAGAGTGAATGGGACGACAGGGAAGACAGGGTTGGTAGCAGAAAGGTCGGGCGCGATTTCCCCGAGGGACTACAAGTCCAAGGAGTTGGTGTGGGATTCGCTTGCCGCCACACGCAGCAAGCCCCGGCGCGTACTGCCGGAGGGGGACGTGGTCGGGCACCTGTACCCGCCGGCCAAGGCGGCCCTGCTCACCCACCCGCTCATGAAGAACCTTCCGCCCGAGACGCTGCGGCTGTTCTTCATCCACTCCGCCTACAAGTTCATGGGGGACATCGCCATCTTCGAGACGGAGACCGTCAACGAGGTGGCGATGAAGATCGCCAACGGTCACACGCCCATCACGTTCCCGGACGACATCCGCCACGACGCGCTCACCGTCATCATCGATGAGGCCTATCACGCCTACGTGGCACGCGACTTCATGCGGCAGATCGAGCAGCGCACGGGCGTCAAGCCGCTGCCCCTGGGAACGGAGACGGACCTGTCCAGGGCCATGGCTTTCGGCAAGCACCGGCTGCCCGAGACGCTGCACGGGCTCTGGGAAATCATCGCCGTCTGCATCGGGGAAAACACACTCACCAAGGATCTGCTGAACCTGACGGGTGAGAAGTCCTTCAACGAAGTGCTCCATCAGGTGATGGAGGACCATGTTCGCGACGAGGGCCGCCACGCGGTCCTCTTCATGAACGTGCTCAAGCTGGTGTGGAGTGAGATGGAGGAGAGCGCCCGGCTCGCCATCGGTCAGCTGCTGCCAGAGTTCATCCGCGAGTACCTCAGCCCGAAGATGATGGCGGAGTACGAGCGCGTCGTGCTGGAGCAGCTCGGTCTAGCGGCCGAGCACATCGAGCGGATCCTCTCCGAGACGTACTCGGAGCCGACGCTGGAGGATTTCCGCGCGCGATATCCCCTCTCCGGGTACCTGGTCTACGTGCTGATGCAGTGCGACGTCCTGTCGCACGCGCCGACGCGCGAGGCGTTCCGCCGATTCAAGCTGCTCGCCCACTGAGCCCGGAGACCCAGGAACATGAGAGTGCCGGAGAGTAAATTTTTCAGCTAGCCTGCCCGCCATCATGTTGGCAATATACCAATTTGTAGGTAACGGGGAGCGTGTGTCATGGCCAACCAGCGGGTCGCATTCATTGAGTTGACGGTCTTCTCTGGCGTTTATCCCTTGGCCTCTGGCTACATGCGTGGCGTGGCCGAGCAGAACCCCTTGATCAGGGAGTCGTGCAGCTTCGAAATCCACTCGATCTGCATCAACGACGACCGATTCGAAGACAAGCTCAACAAGATCGATGCCGATGTCTACGCGATCTCTTGCTATGTCTGGAACATGGGCTTCGTGAAGCGGTGGCTCCCCACCCTCACCGCCCGCAAGCCCAACGCGCACATCATCCTTGGCGGTCCGCAGGTGATGAACCACGGGGCGCAGTACCTGGATCCGGGCAACGAGCGGGTGGTGCTCTGCAACGGTGAGGGTGAGTATACCTTCGCGAACTACCTGGCCGAACTCTGCTCCCCCCAGCCCGACCTTGGCAAGGTCAAGGGCCTCTCCTTCTACCGGAACGGAGAGCTGATCACGACCGAGCCCCAAGCGCGCATCCAGGATCTGAACACGGTCCCATCTCCCTACCTGGAAGGCTACTTCGACAGCGAGAAGTACGTGTGGGCGCCCCTTGAGACGAACCGGGGATGCCCCTACCAGTGCACCTACTGCTTCTGGGGGGCGGCGACCAACTCGCGCGTGTTCAAGTCCGACATGGACCGGGTCAAGGCGGAGATCACCTGGCTCAGCCAGCACCGGGCGTTCTACATCTTCATCACCGACGCGAATTTCGGCATGCTGACCCGCGACATTGAGATCGCCCAGCACATCGCCGAGTGCAAGCGGAAGTATGGCTATCCGCTCACCATTTGGCTGAGCGCGGCGAAGAACTCGCCTGACCGGGTCACGCAGATCACGCGGATCCTGAGCCAGGAGGGTTTGATCTCCACCCAGCCGGTCTCGCTCCAGACGATGGACGCGAACACGCTGAAGAGCGTGAAGCGCGGCAACATCAAGGAGAGCGCCTACCTGAGCCTCCAGGAAGAACTGCACCGCAGCAAGCTCTCCTCGTTCGTGGAGATGATCTGGCCGCTTCCCGGCGAGACGCTGGAGACCTTCAGGGAGGGCATCGGGAAGCTCTGCAGCTACGACGCCGACGCGATCCTCATCCACCACCTCCTGCTCATCAACAACGTGCCGATGAACAGCCAGCGCGAGGAGTTCAAGCTGGAGGTGTCGAATGATGAAGACCCGAACAGCGAGGCGCAGGTCGTCGTCGCGACGAAGGACGTTACCCGCGAGGAATACAAGGAGGGTGTGCGGTTCGGGTATCATCTCACGAGCCTGTACAGCCTGCGCGCACTCCGCTTCGTCGGGAGGTACCTCGACAAGCAGGGGCGGCTGGCCTTCAAGGACTTGATCTCCTCGTTCTCGGAGTACTGCAAGCGGAACCCTGACCACCCCTACACGCAGTACATCACCAGCGTGATCGACGGGACCAGCCAGTCGAAGTTCAGCGCCAACGGCGGCATCTTCCACGTCACACTTCACGAGTTCCGCAGAGAGTTCGACCAACTGCTCTTCGGGTTCATTCAAACCCTGGGCATGATGAACGATGAGCTGCTGGAGTTCCTGTTCGAGATGGATCTCCTCAACCGTCCGCACGTGTACAGCAACACGCCCATCAATAATGGCGAAGGGTTGCTGAAACACGTGACGGTCGTCTCGAAGGAGAAGGATGCCATTGTCCTGCGCGTTCCCGAAAAGTACGCGCAGCTCACGTCTGAGCTACTCGGGCTCGAGGGCGCTCCCAGCACGAGCCTGCGCGTGAAGTACCGCGGGACTCAAATGCCGTTCATGGCGAACAAGCCGTACGAGGACAACCTCTCCTACTGCGAGGCGAAGCTCCACAAGATGGGAAGCATACTTCCGGTCTGGGAGTCGGCCGTCCCTTCGCGCACACCGGTCCGGCGGCCGCAAGTGGCCGTCGCGGGCTGACAGGCCTCCAGGCTTTCGCTCCCCCACGCGCGGCTCTTCTCTCTGGAGAAGAGCCGCGCGTGCCGCCAGTGGCTGTTGTTGCTCCTCGCTGACGTTCCAGTCTGCTGCCAAACGATTGCCGCGATGCGGCAAATCCTTTTTCATCAGAAAACGAGGAAAGTCCGGACGGCTCCACTAGGGTGCGCTCCTCCTTACCCCAGAGGAACCCCCATGCATCGAGTGAAGCCGTTGATAGGGCCCGTCCTGTCGGCGCTGTTGCTGTGTGCCCTGCCCGCCAGGGCGCAGATCGCCGCGGCCCACGTCTACCACAACCACATGCCCAACTTCTGGGCCTACTACGACCTGGGCCAATACGCGTCCACGCCCACCGGCGGCCCCATCCGGTACATGTATGACGCGCAGGTCATCAACCTGAAGAAGAATCCCCCGTCCAATTACACATACTACCTGCCATCGGGCGCGCCCATGCCGCACGATGACCTCGTCACCTATTACTCGCACAACGCGAAGACGGGTGCCTACCTGTACTGGCCTCCAAGCGTCGCCTCGGACATGAAAACCAATGCCCCCACCGGCCAGGTGCACGTCACCATGTCCGGCGCCGTGGTGAACAATGTCCAGGATCTCGTCACCCTGAAGAACGTCCCCGGCTACGACAATCCGAACTGGGGCGCCTCCTGGAAGGACCGCTACAGCGCCCTGCTCACCCCCGCGGGCAACCGCACCCTGGATCTCATCCACTTCACCGGCCACCACTCCATGGGGCCCCTGGTCGGTCCCGACTACTTCCTCAAGGATCTCATCTACCAGAGCGCCACGCTCGCCCAGCCCTACTTCCTCGGCGGCTCCTTCCAGTCCTCCAAGGGCTTCTTCCCCACCGAGCTCGGCTTCTCCGAGCGCCTCATCCCCACCCTCTCCAAGCTCGGCGTGCAGTGGGCCGTCATCGGCGACAACCACTTCTCCCGCACCCTCAAGGACTACCCCTACCTCAACGATCCGGGCTCCGACACGCTCGTCTCCCCGCCCAACCGCGCCGATCTCCAGAACACCAGCTCCGTGGGCTCCTGGGTGAGCGCCCAGATGGCCCACGAGCAGCAGGTCATCAAGAACAAGTACCCCTTCGCCTCCACTCCCCACTGGGTGCGCTACGTGGACCCCGCCACGGGCGCCGAGTCGCGCGTCGTCGGCATCCCCGTCAACCAGAACGGCTCCTGGCTCGAGGGCTGGGAAGGCGAGGCCACCGTCGACGTCGTCAACCTCAAGAGCTTCGAGGGCCTCGTCCCCCAGCGGCAGTTCTTCGTCATCGCGCATGATGGCGACAACTCGAGCGGACGCGCCGGCTCCGACTCCACCTGGTACAACGGCCGCTCCGTCACCTGCGCCAATGGCGTGCAGTGCGTGGGCATCTCCGAGTACCTCGTCCACCACCCCCCCGCCTCCACCGACGTGGTGCACGTCCAGGACGGCTCGTGGGTGGACACGCGCGACTCCTCCTCGGATCCCCAGTGGCACCACTGGAAGCTGCCCTTCGGCATCTGGAAGGGTCAGTTCCCCGCCTTCAACGCCGCCACCGGCCTCAATCTCTCTCCCAAGACGAACCTCAGCGGCGTGCAGGAGGGCATGACGGTCTCCCTCGAGCACGGCTGGCACTACCTCGAGCGCAACTTCGCCCTGCTCCAGGCCGCCCTCAACTACGCGAAGACCGCCGAGCAGATCTGGCTCGACGCGCACCCCAATCACTGGTCGCCCACCACCGCGATCGACAAGCAGATCACCCACACGGGCAACCAGCTCAACCCGTGGATGATGTCCTTTCCCGTCAAGGGCGACGTGAACAACGACTGGGCGGGCGGCGCCAACCCCGCGGAACTCGCCTGGTACTTCCTGCTGCCCGCCATGGACTCGGGCTTCGGCTACTACGACGAGAACCAGGACGACAACGTCAAGCCCACGCTGTCCTTCAATCAATCCCTCTACTTCTCCAAGCCCTACGTGCAGCAGCGCATCGCCCAGGACAAGACGGGCCCCTCCGTCTGGTGGGCCCAGCGCTGGCCCTACAACCCCGGCAGCGCCAACACCGACAAGTCCGAGGGCTGGACGCTCCACTTCTTCAACAACCACTTCGCCCTCTACACCTACGCCTACGACGCGAGCGGCATCTCCTCCATCAAGGCCCGCGTCCGGGTGCACACCCACAAGAGCATCGACCCGCTCGACAACACCCACAAGGTCTATGATCCGGCGGCGCGCAAGGCCGCGGGTGTTCCCAACATCGATCCGGCCCGCGTGGGCGCCTGGGTGGACTACCCGCTCACCCGGCGCGACCTGAAGCCTGTCATGAATGGTGTTTCCTGGCAGCCCGCCTACCTGCCCGTCATGGCCAAGGTGCCCGCGCAGGAGATCGGCGACCTCTACTACGTCTACCTGGGCAACTACCGCGACCAGCTCCTCGACTACTACATCGAGGCCACCGACAGCCGGGGCAACATCACCCGGGGAGAGATCCAGTCCGTCTACGTGGGCTCGGGCCGGTACAACCTGGTGGGCGGCAAGTACATCGAGGACCCCAACGGCACGGTACAGGGAACGCATCCCTTCCTCGTGGTGGACACCACCGCGCCCTCGGTCCCCTCGGGACTGACCGCGAAGGCGAAGACGGACCGCTCGGTGACCCTGAGCTGGAGCGCGGCCTCGGACAACGTGGCGGTGAGCGGCTATGACGTCTTCCGCGATGGCACTCAGGTGGGCTCGAGCACCAGCACGGCCTATACCGACAGCGGCCTCTCCCCGAGCACTCAATACAGCTACACCGTGCGCGCCCGGGACGCGGCGGGCAACGCGTCCGCCCAGAGCACCGCCCTGAGCGTCGCCACCCTGACGCCGGACACCACCCCACCCTCCGTTCCCTCGGGCCTGACGGCGTCGGGCACGACGAGCTCCTCGGTGGCCCTCGCCTGGACGGCCTCCACCGACAACTACGGCGTCGCGAACTACGAGGTGCTCCGCAACGGCACCCAGGTCGCGTCCGTCACGGGGACGACCTACTCGGATACCGGCCTCTCGCCGAGCACCACCTACAGCTACACCGTGCGCGCCCGGGACGCGGCGGGCAATGTCTCCTCGCCCAGCACGGCCCTGTCCGTCACCACCCAGACGGGCAACAGCGCCACCGTCTACTATTTCAACAACAACTTCGCCCTCAAATACATCCACTTCCGCATCGGCGGTGGCACGTGGACGACCGTGCCCGGCAACGTCATGGCCACCTCCGAGGTGCCGGGCTACGCCAAATACACCGTCAATCTGGGAGCGGCCACCCAGCTCGAGTGTGTCTTCAACGATGGCAAGGGCACCTGGGACAACAACAAGGGCAACAACTACCTCCTGCCCGCGGGCACCTCCACGGTGAAGGACGGCGTCGTCTCCAGCGGAGCGCCCGCGCTCGACACCACCGCACCCTCCGTCCCCTCGGGCCTCACGGCGGCGTCCAAGACGTCCTCCTCCGTGTCGATCTCCTGGAGCGCCTCCACGGATGCCAGCGGCATCGCCGGATATGACGTGTACCGCGATGGCTCGCTGGTGGGCGCACCCGTCTCCACCAGCTACACCGACAGCGACCTGAGTGCCGGCACGACCTACCGCTACACCGTGCGCGCGCGCGACACCGCGGGCAATGCCTCCGCCCAGAGCACCGCCCTGAGCGTCACCACGAGCACCTCCTCGGCCACCTCCGTCACCTTCAACGTGACGGCCAGCACCGTCGTGGGACAGAACATCTACCTCGTGGGCAACCATGCCGCGCTCGGCAACTGGAACACCGGCGCCGCCATCCTCCTGTCTCCGGCCAGCTACCCGAAGTGGAGCGTGACGCTCAGCCTGCCCGGCTCGACGGCCCTCGAATACAAGTACATCAAGAAGGACGGCTCCGGGAACGTCACCTGGGAGAGCGGCGCCAACCGCTCGACCACGATCCCCGCCTCGGGGACCGCGACCCTCAACGACACCTGGAAGTAGCCGGACCGGGTCTGGCGCGCGAAGCCACCCGGCTCCTCGCGCCAGGCCTCGCCCTGAGGACCCCACGCGGGTCGAACCCATCGCACCACGACGGGGTGCCTCATCGCTCGGAGGGCAAGGAAGAATCCGAGCCACCATCAGTGGGACACCGAGCGGGGGAGCTGTCTTCACGTCCAATGCACCCGTGTGGAGCCATTCCTAGCCTCCACAGGTGTCCAACTGGAGGAGAGGAAAGCGCATGAAACACATCAAGGCGGTGGTGGTGGGTGCGTTGTCCGCGGCTCTGCTCTTCGGCGTGGGATGTCAGACGACGGGCGGTGCTGGGAATCAAGGAACGGGCGGGAGCGATACGTCTCAGGGCGGCACCATGACCGGAAGTGAGACGACCGGAACCGGAACGACCGGAGGCACCACGGAAGGTGGTGACACCACGGGCGGAGGCACCGGCGGAACAGGTGCTGGCGACATCGACGGTTCGAGCAGTGGCAGCACGGGCTCCGGTAGCGACGTGGGCGGCTCCGGCGGCTCGGGCGTGTCCAGTGAACCGGGCGGTTTCAGCCCCGACGCCTCGGGCGTGGACAGCGACCTGGGCGGCTCCGGCACCGGCAGTGACGTGGACGGCTCCGGCAGCACGGACTCCAGCGGCAACATGAGCGGCACGGGCTCCGAAGACGACACCAGCCGCTGACGCCGCGCTCCCTGGCGCACGATGGCTCGCTGGCAGGGCCCGTGCGCCGGGCAGCAGGAGGGCTCCGGGGGCCGTTGAAGTCCCCGGGGCCGTCTCATGCTCCTGGGCGACCTGAATCCGCGCACCCTGATCCCTGGGACAATGCGACCTCCGCTCCGGGTTGACAGTTTGCTTTCATGAGCCCGGCAAGACGCAAGGAGAGCAAGCAGCACGAAGTGGGCTCCGCCACACACGCACGGCGGGTG
Protein-coding sequences here:
- a CDS encoding alpha/beta fold hydrolase, with protein sequence MSTPAAGAKPSYLAGIETVMVEPELEEVRYLTVESGDGRQSTLYEFGPKDAEKVVVLPPYGVTFLLVARLARLLSQRFHVLIWESRGCPDSAIPVYDTDLGLADQSRHFSEVLKQQGFEAFHFVGWCQAAQLAVHATASGQVKPRTMSWIAPAGLGYSLVKSEFDRCALPIYLEIEKHGLLHAEKLGRLLNKYNGVPATAQNAAEKLTMRHLADPRMTYVFSRYMKAYEDNRLLAKQFVSTALDSVPTLAIHCRDDTYSHFSESVQLSKLHPSLELRLLGKGGHLQIFNDPATLAEYVLGFIDTRASQAAAPAVAGA
- a CDS encoding pentapeptide repeat-containing protein is translated as MPASSTPSLESGDFFADVTFSDLSIESADLSGKEFERCTFRRCKLPESRWVRSRLEDCVFEGCDLLRMVPEKLALRSVTFKDTRLMGVDWSGLGTMPDVQFEQCDLRYSSFLKLNLRKTRFVGCSAREANFIDVDLAESDFTGTDMPGCTMQGCVLTKTNFARSTNLIFDPKANQVKGTRVGVETAVALAQALGMVVDGYQTP
- a CDS encoding SAM-dependent methyltransferase: MQEIGQTALWVAGMRALETERSNPLFRDPFARRLAGDTLVEELRRRNAGEGAMPPAIEVRTRWLDDQITLGLGRGIRQIVILAAGMDARAYRLAWPGDTRLFELDHDAVLQDKEAKLTGVAPKCERHAVSVDLADDWPAALKKSGFDPGVPTLWLIEGLLVYLTEEQVTLLMARVNALSVPESIVLIDVVGRSILDSSRVKLMHDLARQFGTDEPEVILRPIGWDPHVYTTAAIGKQLGRWPFPVAPRGTPGVPQGYLVHGVKR
- a CDS encoding VOC family protein, translated to MKRFFKLQLRTTNVPAARAFYSALFGEGAANADIVPLPEQAIARGAPAHWLGYVGVEDVDEAVRSFVGRGATQLGPTHPTNDGGRVAILRDPGGATFAVATAPATTRALQPEVVWQQLYAANVQQTAASYCDLFGWRLSDRRDLGALGVHQEFTWRSDEPSAGSVVDVAGLKGVHSHWLFHFRVAALAPAMEVVRKAGGVVIGPMELPNGDRIAVCEDPQRAAFALRESSHGR
- a CDS encoding B12-binding domain-containing radical SAM protein, giving the protein MANQRVAFIELTVFSGVYPLASGYMRGVAEQNPLIRESCSFEIHSICINDDRFEDKLNKIDADVYAISCYVWNMGFVKRWLPTLTARKPNAHIILGGPQVMNHGAQYLDPGNERVVLCNGEGEYTFANYLAELCSPQPDLGKVKGLSFYRNGELITTEPQARIQDLNTVPSPYLEGYFDSEKYVWAPLETNRGCPYQCTYCFWGAATNSRVFKSDMDRVKAEITWLSQHRAFYIFITDANFGMLTRDIEIAQHIAECKRKYGYPLTIWLSAAKNSPDRVTQITRILSQEGLISTQPVSLQTMDANTLKSVKRGNIKESAYLSLQEELHRSKLSSFVEMIWPLPGETLETFREGIGKLCSYDADAILIHHLLLINNVPMNSQREEFKLEVSNDEDPNSEAQVVVATKDVTREEYKEGVRFGYHLTSLYSLRALRFVGRYLDKQGRLAFKDLISSFSEYCKRNPDHPYTQYITSVIDGTSQSKFSANGGIFHVTLHEFRREFDQLLFGFIQTLGMMNDELLEFLFEMDLLNRPHVYSNTPINNGEGLLKHVTVVSKEKDAIVLRVPEKYAQLTSELLGLEGAPSTSLRVKYRGTQMPFMANKPYEDNLSYCEAKLHKMGSILPVWESAVPSRTPVRRPQVAVAG
- a CDS encoding diiron oxygenase, whose product is MWDSLAATRSKPRRVLPEGDVVGHLYPPAKAALLTHPLMKNLPPETLRLFFIHSAYKFMGDIAIFETETVNEVAMKIANGHTPITFPDDIRHDALTVIIDEAYHAYVARDFMRQIEQRTGVKPLPLGTETDLSRAMAFGKHRLPETLHGLWEIIAVCIGENTLTKDLLNLTGEKSFNEVLHQVMEDHVRDEGRHAVLFMNVLKLVWSEMEESARLAIGQLLPEFIREYLSPKMMAEYERVVLEQLGLAAEHIERILSETYSEPTLEDFRARYPLSGYLVYVLMQCDVLSHAPTREAFRRFKLLAH
- a CDS encoding MbtH family protein, with the protein product MSMNGDEAEYVVLINGEEQYSLWPARREIPGGWKTVGPKGSKETCQSYIQEVWTDMRPKSLREALTRSNC